A region from the Hydra vulgaris chromosome 08, alternate assembly HydraT2T_AEP genome encodes:
- the LOC100204913 gene encoding extracellular calcium-sensing receptor yields the protein MFFLFTLFCFALCQKCTKNKIQEMVGGKFYIVGLFPMNCSTPNEIDNRTIAWMEAMKYTIEEENKKYNTSIFGYVIYDTYDPTNMDMTSYAVLNSLKISNESFCSCSDLNGQLNQNQLKNVLGFVGPAESSTSIYVHELTSVYKHIPIISYAAVSLELNNKKLYPNFFRTVPTDDFQAEFIKKVLQKYNWRYISVIAVDSSYGRAGLEILKQNYERDDICINFLEILKQAYDSKQYSEIATKLNTSQANVIVFWGQFKPLFNFLQEALKLNLSDRIWIISKAVSKNSFFLNFKNTLNNKLLFISYTAGEDQTFKNYFYSLTYENSSEWLKVIFERSRFGNNSNVNVKEIKEVFDLSGVSVVQNAVKVFMEAFSQYQRYSRNSSTSTEFLDIHDRLKFKKIIKSISLYTLNNSKPLQFNSNQSFDPIYFELYTYNESEFLLVDRWSYNATYLDTINNTKFDFFTNKSVCSEPCKEGELILKIKKCCWKCVSCPDNHIVEGGNCIKCKNNSLANQIKTTCVEPNIIYWSFNDSQKSLNPALTLLSSSFGIITSIFFIYTFIKMKSTPIVRSSYYELSLMQMTMHFIWFVLPLLTFGKEDYLKCVIRMYFSSFLHVTIITIQFVKITRLVTIFGFFTDCRLLKIEMIYLRSKIVILFILFPCIFAALIVVVHNSKFKVNVFDEVDYKLFTVQKHCDSISFLVIYLCFVLVLSFLCGIQSFKARNLPTTYNENKNIAYSLFLSSVILCVTVGLVSSHLSIENKKLLLCLLTNVLNFLQMNFMFFNKIKVMWLSPQKNTHEVFRRISFKNELERSSQSNLRLAHSLDDTL from the coding sequence ATGTTTTTTctgtttactttattttgtttcgCTTTGTGTcaaaaatgcacaaaaaataaaattcaagaaATGGTTGGtggaaaattttatattgttggaTTATTTCCTATGAATTGCTCTACACCAAATGAAATAGACAACAGGACTATTGCTTGGATGGAAGCTATGAAGTATACAATAGAGgaggaaaataaaaagtataacacGAGTATATTTGGATACGTAATTTATGATACGTACGATCCTACAAATATGGACATGACCTCTTATGCtgtattaaattcattaaaaatttctaacgAAAGTTTTTGCAGTTGCAGTGATTTAAATGgtcaattaaatcaaaatcaattaaaaaatgtattgggTTTTGTAGGTCCAGCTGAATCATCTACTTCTATATACGTTCATGAACTAACATCAGTTTATAAGCACATTCCCATTATTAGTTACGCAGCGGTGAGTTTagaattaaataacaaaaagttatatCCTAACTTTTTTCGAACGGTTCCTACTGATGACTTTCAAgctgaatttataaaaaaagttttacaaaaatacaactGGAGATATATTTCAGTAATAGCAGTAGATAGCTCGTATGGGAGAGCTGggcttgaaattttaaaacagaactaTGAAAGAGATgatatttgcataaattttttggaaatattgaagCAAGCATACGACTCAAAACAGTATTCCGAAATTGCAACAAAACTAAACACAAGCCAAGCAAATGTAATAGTATTTTGGGGGCAatttaaaccattatttaactttttacaggAAGCATTAAAGTTAAACTTATCAGACCGCATATGGATTATAAGTAAAGCagttagtaaaaactctttcttTCTTAACTTCAAAAATACCCTTAATAATAAGCTTCTGTTTATCAGTTATACAGCTGGAGAAGATcagacatttaaaaattacttttatagcCTAACTTATGAAAATTCTAGTGAATGGCTGAAAGTAATTTTTGAACGAAGCAGATTTGGCAACAATTCAAATGTAAATGTTAAGGAAATCAAAGAAGTATTCGATTTAAGCGGGGTTTCGGTTGTTCAAAACGCTGTAAAAGTTTTCATGGAAGCCTTTTCTCAATATCAAAGATATTCGCGCAATAGTTCAACTTCAACAGAGTTTCTTGACATTCATGACagattaaaattcaaaaaaataattaaaagtatttcactttatacattaaataattCCAAACCTTTACAATTTAATTCAAACCAATCTTTTGATCCTATTTATTTTGAGCTTTATACATACAATGAATCTGAGTTTCTATTGGTTGATAGGTGGTCATACAATGCAACATATCTAGATACCATTAATAACaccaaatttgatttttttacaaataaatctgTTTGTTCTGAGCCTTGTAAAGAAGgagagttaattttaaaaataaaaaaatgttgctgGAAATGCGTTTCTTGCCCGGATAACCATATTGTTGAAGGTGGAAATTgcattaaatgtaaaaacaattcaCTTGccaatcaaattaaaacaacttGTGTTGAACCTAACATCATTTACTGGAGTTTCAATGATAGTCAAAAATCGCTAAACCCAGCGTTAACTCTGTTATCTTCTAGCTTTGGCATAATAAcatcaatcttttttatttacacattcATCAAAATGAAATCAACCCCAATTGTCCGTTCCTCATACTATGAATTGTCATTAATGCAAATGACCATGCATTTTATATGGTTTGTTTTACCTCTTTTAACATTTGGGAAAgaagattatttaaaatgcGTTATAAGAATGTATTTTAGTAGTTTCTTGCACGTTACTATAATTACTATACAGTTCGTTAAAATAACCCGGCTTGTTACAATATTTGGGTTTTTCACTGACTGtagacttttaaaaatagaaatgattTATTTAAGATCTAAAATCGTTATACTCTTTATATTGTTTCCGTGTATTTTTGCAGCTTTAATAGTTGTTGTTCATAATagcaaatttaaagttaatgtgTTCGATGAAGtagattacaaattatttacCGTACAAAAGCATTGTGATTCGATTAgctttttagtaatttatttatgtttcgtCTTAGTTTTATCGTTTTTATGCGGCATTCAATCGTTTAAAGCTCGAAATCTTCCAACAACAtacaatgaaaacaaaaacatagcctattctttatttttgtcaagcGTAATTTTGTGTGTGACTGTCGGACTTGTTAGTAGTCATCTgagtattgaaaataaaaagctcTTGCTTTGCTTATTAACTAATGTCTTGAACTTTCTTCAGatgaattttatgttttttaataaaataaaggtaATGTGGCTGAGCCCTCAAAAAAATACGCACGAAGTTTTTAGACGAATTAGTTTCAAAAATGAACTTGAAAGATCAAGTCAAAGCAATCTACGTTTAGCTCACTCTTTGGATGATacattgtaa